A portion of the Nitratidesulfovibrio termitidis HI1 genome contains these proteins:
- a CDS encoding thermonuclease family protein has product MLARPGSVLGVLLALALWVLAGLEPWQGRVVGVPDGDTIVVRDERGRDVRVRLYGIDAPELHQRGGEKARELLLRMVMDRKVYLVTIDRDGYGRDVAHVRTAPFPWVQGPAPTQKDDDAPTGGANGTDLSSDINGDMLRAGQAWFYGEYCRLPYPCLGWYFVADEARETNIGLWKARNPTPPWEWRRKNR; this is encoded by the coding sequence ATGCTGGCACGCCCCGGCTCTGTGCTCGGGGTGCTACTGGCGCTCGCTCTTTGGGTATTGGCCGGGCTGGAGCCGTGGCAGGGCCGCGTGGTCGGCGTGCCCGACGGGGATACCATCGTGGTACGCGATGAGCGGGGGCGCGACGTGCGGGTGCGCCTGTACGGCATCGATGCGCCGGAACTGCATCAGCGAGGGGGCGAGAAGGCGCGCGAACTGCTGCTGCGCATGGTCATGGATCGCAAGGTATACCTTGTGACCATTGACCGCGACGGCTATGGGCGTGACGTGGCCCATGTGCGCACGGCACCCTTCCCGTGGGTTCAGGGTCCCGCCCCCACGCAAAAGGATGACGACGCCCCAACAGGTGGCGCCAACGGGACGGACCTCAGCAGCGACATCAATGGGGACATGCTGCGCGCCGGGCAGGCGTGGTTCTACGGGGAATATTGTCGGCTGCCTTACCCTTGTCTGGGCTGGTATTTCGTCGCAGACGAGGCCCGCGAGACCAACATCGGCCTGTGGAAGGCCCGCAATCCCACACCACCGTGGGAATGGCGCCGCAAGAACAGGTAG
- a CDS encoding arylesterase, which yields MPGLPTCRALILTAALCVLSALTALALALLPPATARAASGGNTSIPHILVLGDSLVAGYGLGPDEAFPERLGAALHAKGRPVRITNAGVSGDTSAGGLARVEWSLADKPDLLILELGANDGLRGLPVDDLHRNLAAIIEICRRNGVRVLLAGMRAPLNMGSDYARRFDAVYPELAKQYGLTLYPFFLDGVALDRALNLPDGMHPNPKGVQIIVERMLPVVERELDALTAGN from the coding sequence ATGCCTGGCCTGCCGACATGCCGGGCGCTGATCCTCACGGCGGCGCTGTGCGTGCTGTCGGCCCTCACGGCCCTTGCGCTGGCGCTGCTGCCCCCGGCCACGGCCCGGGCTGCCAGCGGCGGCAATACCTCCATACCGCATATCCTCGTGCTGGGCGACAGTCTGGTGGCGGGGTACGGGCTGGGACCGGACGAGGCCTTTCCCGAACGGCTTGGCGCCGCGCTGCACGCCAAGGGCCGCCCGGTGCGCATCACCAATGCCGGGGTCTCGGGCGATACATCCGCCGGGGGGCTTGCGCGGGTGGAATGGTCGCTGGCAGACAAGCCAGACCTGCTGATCCTGGAACTGGGCGCCAACGATGGCCTGCGCGGCCTGCCGGTGGACGACCTGCACCGCAACCTGGCGGCCATCATCGAAATCTGCCGCAGGAACGGCGTCCGCGTGCTGCTGGCAGGCATGCGCGCCCCGCTGAACATGGGAAGCGACTATGCCCGGCGCTTCGATGCGGTGTACCCGGAACTGGCAAAACAGTATGGCCTGACGCTGTATCCCTTCTTTCTGGATGGGGTGGCGCTGGACCGCGCGCTGAACCTGCCCGACGGCATGCATCCCAACCCGAAGGGCGTCCAGATCATCGTGGAGCGCATGCTGCCCGTGGTCGAGCGCGAGCTTGATGCGCTGACGGCTGGAAACTGA
- a CDS encoding ABC transporter ATP-binding protein, whose translation MIRVTDPIIVLSGIHLNLVGGSGQVNILRGVDLSVQAGETVAIVGPSGSGKTTTLMIMAGLERPSSGTVRVAGHDLGGMDEDALARFRRAHLGIVFQSFHLVPTMTALENAALPLEFSHAPDARDRAMAALAAVGLEGRAGHYPAELSGGEQQRVALARAFASAPRVILADEPTGNLDTETGRRVIEHLFRLREENATTLVLITHDRGLAAQCGRQVRMEDGRLHEGAAAGVPDAPLAPAQSDLAGDGERA comes from the coding sequence GTGATTCGCGTGACAGATCCGATCATTGTTCTCTCCGGTATACATCTCAACCTAGTGGGCGGTTCTGGCCAGGTCAACATCCTGCGGGGGGTGGACCTTTCCGTGCAGGCCGGAGAAACCGTGGCCATCGTGGGGCCGTCCGGCTCGGGCAAGACCACCACCCTGATGATCATGGCCGGACTGGAACGGCCAAGCAGCGGTACGGTGCGCGTGGCAGGGCACGACCTTGGCGGCATGGACGAGGATGCGCTGGCCCGGTTCCGGCGGGCGCATCTGGGCATCGTGTTCCAGTCGTTCCATCTGGTGCCCACCATGACCGCGCTGGAAAATGCCGCGCTGCCGCTGGAATTTTCGCATGCGCCGGACGCCCGCGACAGGGCCATGGCCGCGCTGGCTGCCGTGGGGCTGGAAGGCCGCGCCGGGCACTACCCGGCGGAACTTTCCGGCGGGGAGCAACAGCGTGTGGCGCTGGCGCGGGCCTTTGCCTCTGCCCCGCGCGTGATTCTGGCCGATGAACCCACCGGCAACCTGGACACGGAAACGGGACGCCGGGTCATCGAGCATCTGTTCCGCCTGCGCGAGGAGAACGCCACCACGCTGGTGCTGATTACCCATGACCGGGGGCTGGCCGCGCAGTGTGGGCGGCAGGTGCGCATGGAGGACGGCAGGCTGCACGAAGGTGCGGCGGCTGGCGTGCCGGATGCGCCGCTTGCGCCTGCGCAGTCTGACCTCGCGGGCGACGGAGAGCGCGCATGA
- a CDS encoding ABC transporter permease has protein sequence MIGARDLGLAFRLALRELRSGQRRLAVFLGCMFLGVFAIAAVGSISEAVRAGLARDARALLGGDASVEFATQQPPAEELAWLSARGTVSQVISLRGMARAATPNGDDTAMVALKGVDAAYPLYGAVTLDPPQSLADALRDGPVAGGKTGGDKSGNGQPDNGKPGDGPLLPGVVVDPLLLERFSVRVGDAISVGTQRFRIAATLLGEPDRVVQGITYGPRVLMSLAGLERTGLLVPGTLLQSGARVRLPGPDGIVGSDAAAPASSVGQSPTNPSRVPFRSADEATVAAFVEAARTAFPDAGWRVESYSRAVPRIRNLLDRVDTDLMLIGIAALLVGGLGIAEAVRGYLASRMASIATLKCVGGGVATVLWTYLFQILLIGGAGIVAGCALGAAVPHLAAGLTGQFIPVQLDASIHVAPLLRAALLGLAILLAFSLRPLLLAGAVRPATLFRGYVAGGGNGLTPAGRVLVGTGFAVLAGLVWLFTPDARLAWGFMAGCAGCFAVFRVVAWGLRAGARRAPHAGNPSVRLGLASIHRPGAPTVNMVFALGLGLTALVGIAQVERNLNASLARDLSRDAPAFFFINVLPDQVAEFEALGNAPGVTRIDNAPMVRGRIVRIKGAPVQDVAVAPEAQWAVRGDRGLSHAATPPPDTELTAGTWWPPDYSGAPIISLSDDLARGFGVTVGDSLTFNILGREVTATIANVRKVDWMTFQLQFAVLFAPGLLDRAPATWVVTAYGSGAGMDGLYRTVTAAHANVTAISMREILGEVRVLMERMGVMFQAMAGVMLATGLLVVAGAILADRQRRIYDAVIYKVCGATRRDILLALVTEFLTTGLVTGLFSAGTGTLAAWAAVRGLLKLPFAVYPGVVAGTVAACVAFALVFGLAGTARALKEKPAPYLRNE, from the coding sequence ATGATCGGCGCGCGTGATCTTGGCCTGGCCTTCCGGCTGGCCCTGCGCGAATTGCGTTCCGGCCAGCGCCGACTGGCGGTGTTTCTGGGGTGCATGTTCCTGGGGGTGTTCGCCATTGCCGCCGTGGGGTCCATTTCCGAGGCGGTGCGGGCGGGCCTTGCGCGCGATGCGCGGGCCCTGCTTGGCGGCGACGCATCGGTGGAATTCGCCACCCAGCAGCCCCCGGCCGAGGAGTTGGCCTGGCTGTCCGCACGCGGCACGGTGAGCCAGGTGATCTCGCTGCGTGGGATGGCCCGCGCGGCAACACCCAACGGTGACGACACCGCCATGGTGGCGCTGAAGGGCGTGGATGCGGCCTACCCCCTGTACGGCGCGGTGACCCTGGACCCGCCCCAGTCGCTTGCCGATGCCCTGCGCGACGGCCCGGTGGCTGGCGGCAAGACCGGCGGTGACAAATCCGGCAATGGGCAGCCAGATAACGGCAAGCCCGGCGATGGCCCCCTTCTGCCTGGCGTGGTGGTGGACCCGCTGCTGCTGGAACGCTTCAGCGTGCGGGTGGGCGACGCGATCAGCGTGGGCACCCAGCGTTTCCGCATTGCCGCCACCCTGCTGGGCGAGCCGGACCGGGTGGTGCAGGGCATCACCTACGGGCCGCGCGTGCTCATGTCGCTGGCGGGGCTGGAGCGCACCGGCCTGCTGGTGCCCGGCACCCTGCTGCAAAGCGGCGCGCGGGTGCGTCTGCCCGGCCCCGACGGGATTGTGGGCAGCGATGCCGCGGCCCCTGCGTCCTCCGTTGGCCAGAGCCCGACCAATCCTTCACGTGTCCCCTTCCGTTCCGCCGACGAGGCCACGGTGGCGGCCTTTGTGGAAGCCGCCCGCACGGCCTTTCCCGATGCCGGGTGGCGCGTGGAATCTTACAGCCGCGCCGTGCCGCGCATCCGCAACCTGCTGGACCGGGTGGACACCGACCTCATGCTCATCGGCATCGCCGCGCTGCTGGTGGGCGGCCTTGGCATTGCCGAGGCGGTGCGCGGGTACCTTGCCAGCCGCATGGCCTCCATCGCCACGCTGAAGTGCGTGGGAGGCGGCGTGGCCACCGTACTGTGGACCTACCTGTTTCAGATACTGCTCATCGGCGGCGCGGGCATCGTGGCCGGGTGCGCCCTGGGCGCTGCCGTGCCGCACCTGGCCGCCGGGCTGACAGGCCAGTTCATTCCCGTGCAACTGGATGCGTCCATCCACGTGGCGCCGCTGCTGCGCGCGGCCCTGCTGGGGCTGGCCATCCTGCTGGCCTTTTCGCTGCGTCCCCTGCTGCTGGCCGGGGCGGTGCGTCCGGCCACCCTGTTCCGGGGCTACGTGGCGGGCGGCGGCAACGGGCTGACCCCGGCGGGCCGGGTGCTGGTGGGGACGGGATTTGCCGTGCTGGCCGGGCTGGTGTGGCTGTTCACGCCCGACGCGCGGCTGGCATGGGGGTTCATGGCCGGGTGCGCGGGGTGCTTCGCGGTGTTCCGCGTGGTGGCCTGGGGCCTGCGGGCCGGGGCGCGCCGCGCGCCGCATGCGGGCAATCCCAGCGTGCGGCTGGGGCTGGCGTCCATCCACAGGCCCGGCGCGCCCACGGTGAACATGGTCTTTGCGCTGGGGCTGGGCCTTACCGCACTGGTGGGCATTGCCCAGGTGGAGCGCAACCTTAACGCGTCCCTGGCCCGCGACCTGTCACGCGATGCCCCGGCGTTCTTCTTCATCAACGTGCTGCCCGACCAGGTGGCGGAATTCGAGGCGCTGGGCAATGCCCCCGGGGTCACGCGCATTGACAACGCCCCCATGGTGCGCGGACGCATCGTGCGCATCAAGGGGGCGCCCGTGCAGGACGTGGCCGTGGCCCCCGAAGCCCAGTGGGCCGTGCGCGGCGACCGGGGGCTGAGCCATGCGGCCACGCCCCCGCCGGACACGGAACTGACGGCGGGCACGTGGTGGCCGCCCGACTACAGCGGGGCGCCCATCATATCCCTGTCGGACGATCTGGCGCGCGGCTTCGGCGTGACCGTGGGCGACAGCCTGACCTTCAACATTCTGGGGCGAGAGGTGACGGCCACCATCGCCAACGTGCGCAAGGTGGACTGGATGACTTTCCAGTTGCAGTTCGCCGTGCTGTTCGCGCCCGGCCTGCTGGACCGCGCCCCGGCCACGTGGGTGGTGACGGCCTATGGCTCCGGCGCGGGCATGGACGGGCTGTACCGCACGGTGACGGCGGCGCACGCCAACGTGACGGCCATCAGCATGCGCGAGATTCTGGGCGAGGTGCGCGTGCTCATGGAACGCATGGGCGTGATGTTCCAGGCCATGGCCGGGGTGATGCTGGCCACCGGGCTGCTGGTGGTGGCCGGGGCCATTCTGGCCGACCGGCAGCGGCGCATCTACGACGCGGTGATCTACAAGGTGTGCGGGGCCACCCGGCGTGACATATTGCTGGCGCTGGTCACGGAATTCCTGACCACGGGGCTGGTCACCGGGCTGTTCAGCGCGGGGACGGGCACCCTGGCCGCATGGGCCGCCGTGCGCGGCCTGCTGAAGCTGCCCTTTGCCGTGTACCCCGGCGTGGTGGCGGGCACGGTGGCCGCGTGCGTGGCCTTTGCGCTGGTGTTCGGGCTGGCGGGCACTGCGCGCGCCCTGAAGGAAAAGCCCGCGCCATATCTGCGGAACGAGTAG
- a CDS encoding cation:dicarboxylate symporter family transporter, with the protein MRQDGRCCDFSSRWQRSWCVSRISSCFTLPSACSVIFTQVGIPLEGIALVAGVDRVMDMARTTLNVLGDATGAVVVSRLEGDLTPMEEDAVTQDA; encoded by the coding sequence GTGAGACAGGACGGCCGCTGCTGCGATTTTTCGAGCAGGTGGCAGAGGTCATGGTGCGTGTCACGAATATCGTCATGCTTTACGCTCCCATCGGCGTGTTCGGTGATCTTCACGCAGGTGGGCATACCGCTGGAAGGGATCGCCCTTGTGGCGGGCGTAGACCGTGTGATGGACATGGCCCGCACCACCCTGAACGTTCTGGGCGATGCGACCGGCGCGGTTGTGGTTTCCCGCCTTGAGGGTGATCTGACCCCCATGGAAGAGGACGCCGTGACGCAGGACGCCTGA
- a CDS encoding threonine synthase, translating into MFVKNLLCPKCRATYDSEKVIQLCECGAPLLVTYDLEKAARALTKDALAKRPATLWRYRELLPVRDARNIVSLGEGMTPLVHFERLGADVDMPELYMKDEGIIPTGTFKARGATVGVSRAKELGIATLAMPTNGNAGGAWSAYCAPAGIRSVIVMPKDAPEMNRKEIAVTGASLFLVNGLISDAGKIVARAVKAHGWFDASTLKEPYRIEGKKTMGLELAEQFGGEVPDVILYPTGGGVGLIGIYKGLRELQAMGWIGDKLPRLVAVQATGCAPIVKAFDEGRKESTFWENARTCAFGITVPKALGDFLVLDAIAKTGGCAIAIDDADTLKAQKMIALREGAFICPEGATTLAAAMELRRRGWIGRKDRVVLLNTGTGLKYPETVDCSPPLLQPDQDID; encoded by the coding sequence ATGTTTGTGAAGAACCTGCTGTGCCCCAAATGCCGGGCCACCTATGACAGCGAAAAGGTGATCCAGCTCTGCGAATGCGGCGCGCCCCTGCTTGTCACCTACGATCTCGAAAAGGCCGCCAGGGCCCTGACGAAGGACGCCCTGGCGAAGCGGCCCGCCACCCTGTGGCGTTACCGCGAACTGCTGCCGGTGCGCGATGCGCGCAACATCGTCAGCCTTGGCGAGGGGATGACGCCGCTGGTGCATTTCGAGCGGCTGGGCGCGGACGTGGACATGCCCGAACTGTACATGAAGGACGAGGGCATCATTCCCACCGGCACCTTCAAGGCGCGCGGCGCGACCGTGGGCGTTTCACGCGCCAAGGAACTGGGCATCGCCACGCTTGCCATGCCCACGAACGGCAATGCCGGGGGCGCATGGTCCGCCTATTGCGCCCCGGCGGGCATCCGTTCGGTCATCGTCATGCCCAAGGACGCGCCGGAAATGAACCGCAAGGAAATCGCCGTTACCGGCGCCTCGCTGTTCCTGGTCAACGGACTCATTTCCGACGCGGGCAAGATCGTGGCGCGAGCGGTCAAGGCGCACGGATGGTTCGACGCCTCGACCCTCAAGGAGCCGTACCGGATCGAGGGCAAGAAGACCATGGGCCTGGAGCTTGCCGAGCAGTTCGGGGGGGAAGTCCCGGACGTGATCCTGTACCCCACTGGTGGCGGCGTCGGGCTCATCGGGATTTACAAGGGGCTGCGCGAACTTCAGGCCATGGGCTGGATCGGGGACAAGCTGCCCCGGCTGGTGGCCGTTCAGGCAACGGGGTGCGCCCCCATCGTCAAGGCGTTTGATGAGGGACGGAAGGAATCGACCTTCTGGGAAAATGCCCGGACCTGCGCGTTCGGCATCACCGTGCCCAAGGCCCTTGGCGACTTCCTGGTGCTGGACGCGATCGCCAAGACCGGCGGTTGCGCCATCGCCATCGACGACGCGGACACCCTGAAGGCGCAAAAGATGATCGCCCTGCGCGAAGGCGCGTTCATTTGCCCCGAGGGCGCCACCACGCTGGCCGCAGCCATGGAACTGCGCCGCAGGGGCTGGATAGGGAGAAAGGACCGGGTGGTGCTGCTGAACACGGGCACGGGCCTGAAGTACCCGGAAACCGTGGATTGCAGCCCGCCATTGCTCCAGCCGGATCAGGATATCGACTAG
- a CDS encoding RidA family protein, whose protein sequence is MKETVVTKLAPAAIGPYAQAIKAGGLVFASGQIPLQPETGEVEGTDIKAQTRRSLENLAAVLAAADSGLDAVVKTTVFITDMAEFPAVNEVYATYFPTDPPARSCVAVAALPRGVRVEIEAIATSKA, encoded by the coding sequence ATGAAAGAAACTGTCGTCACCAAACTGGCCCCGGCGGCCATTGGCCCCTACGCGCAGGCCATCAAGGCGGGGGGACTCGTTTTCGCCTCGGGGCAGATACCTCTTCAGCCCGAAACGGGAGAGGTGGAGGGAACGGACATCAAGGCCCAGACCCGGCGGAGCCTGGAAAACCTCGCCGCCGTGCTTGCCGCCGCCGACAGCGGGCTTGATGCCGTCGTGAAGACCACGGTGTTCATCACCGACATGGCCGAGTTTCCGGCGGTGAACGAAGTGTACGCCACGTACTTTCCGACCGACCCGCCAGCGCGCTCCTGCGTGGCCGTGGCGGCGTTGCCGCGCGGCGTCCGGGTAGAGATCGAAGCCATCGCCACCTCGAAAGCCTGA
- a CDS encoding helix-turn-helix transcriptional regulator, with amino-acid sequence MTSEKKPQRTTGATTANTTRASGDQAERAIIFENMKQVARTVVSTFGRNCEIALHDFQDLEHSLVHLEGTVTGRNLGAPITNLVIKAWRKEGDAVRDLVNYPSTSRGGHRLKSSTSFLRDGAGRVIGAFCLNFDLSEFEAMHSAIDDLTRVDSLEDKGVGETFAAYINETNDAVMEAAIRKAGRHPSGMNRAEKLEFIRILDGEGAFLIKGMVSYVATAMNVSIYTVYNYMRQIKGGQR; translated from the coding sequence ATGACTTCGGAAAAAAAGCCGCAACGCACCACCGGTGCAACAACAGCGAACACCACGCGGGCCTCTGGCGATCAGGCCGAGCGCGCGATCATTTTCGAGAACATGAAGCAGGTGGCGCGCACGGTGGTGAGCACCTTTGGCCGCAATTGCGAAATAGCCCTGCACGACTTCCAGGATCTCGAGCATTCGCTGGTTCACCTCGAGGGCACGGTTACGGGGCGCAACCTGGGCGCTCCCATCACCAACCTCGTGATCAAGGCATGGCGCAAGGAAGGCGATGCGGTGCGCGACCTCGTGAATTATCCGAGCACCTCGCGCGGCGGTCACCGACTCAAATCGTCCACGAGCTTTCTGCGCGACGGGGCGGGCCGGGTCATCGGCGCATTCTGTCTCAACTTCGACCTGAGCGAGTTCGAGGCAATGCACAGCGCCATAGACGACCTTACCCGCGTGGATTCGCTTGAGGACAAGGGAGTGGGTGAAACCTTCGCCGCCTACATCAACGAAACCAACGACGCGGTCATGGAAGCGGCCATTCGCAAGGCGGGCAGGCACCCTTCGGGCATGAACAGAGCTGAAAAGCTTGAATTCATTCGTATTCTTGATGGCGAGGGCGCGTTCCTCATCAAGGGCATGGTCAGCTACGTCGCCACGGCCATGAACGTGTCCATCTACACGGTCTACAACTACATGCGCCAGATCAAGGGCGGCCAGCGCTGA
- the serS gene encoding serine--tRNA ligase — MLDLKLLQRSPEVVAKALADRGSSLDMAEFTALDERRRALLAEVEALKGERNKASGEVARMKRAGEDAAPLLESLSGLSDRIKDLDRETEEVKAAVNDWLLAVPNIPDASVPFGRSEADNPEVLRWGEPRAFSFAPKEHWEIGTALGGLDFERAGKLAGSRFAVYRTWAARMERALANFFLDTHITEHGYVEIIPPFMVNRKTMTGTGQLPKFEEDLFKLEGWDYFLIPTAEVPLTNLHADEALEEAQLPLGYAAMTPCFRSEAGSYGKDTRGLIRQHQFTKVEMVRFAHPDRSFDELEKMRGHAEVLLQRLGLPYRVITLCTGDMGFSSAKTYDIEVWLPGQNTYREISSCSNCGDFQARRAGIRFRPAGGGKPEFAHTLNGSGLAVGRALVAVIENYQQEDGSVVIPEVLRPYMGGMERVAAE, encoded by the coding sequence ATGCTCGATCTCAAACTGCTGCAGCGCAGCCCCGAAGTGGTGGCCAAGGCCCTGGCCGACCGGGGCTCGTCGCTCGACATGGCAGAATTCACCGCCCTGGACGAACGCCGCCGCGCCCTGCTGGCCGAGGTGGAAGCCCTGAAGGGCGAACGCAACAAGGCCTCGGGCGAAGTGGCCCGCATGAAGCGCGCAGGCGAAGACGCCGCCCCGCTGCTGGAAAGCCTGTCCGGCCTGTCCGACCGCATCAAGGACCTGGACCGCGAAACCGAAGAGGTGAAGGCCGCCGTCAACGACTGGCTGCTGGCCGTGCCCAATATTCCCGACGCCTCGGTGCCCTTTGGCCGCAGCGAAGCCGACAACCCCGAGGTGCTGCGCTGGGGCGAGCCCCGCGCCTTCTCCTTTGCCCCCAAGGAACACTGGGAGATCGGCACCGCCCTTGGCGGGCTGGACTTCGAGCGCGCGGGCAAGCTGGCGGGCAGCCGTTTTGCCGTGTACCGCACCTGGGCGGCCCGCATGGAACGCGCCCTGGCCAACTTCTTTCTGGATACGCACATCACCGAGCACGGCTACGTGGAAATCATCCCGCCGTTCATGGTCAACCGCAAGACCATGACCGGCACCGGCCAGCTGCCCAAGTTCGAGGAAGACCTGTTCAAGCTCGAAGGGTGGGACTACTTCCTGATCCCCACGGCGGAAGTGCCGCTGACCAACCTGCACGCGGACGAAGCGCTGGAAGAAGCGCAGCTGCCCCTGGGCTACGCGGCCATGACCCCGTGCTTCCGCTCCGAAGCGGGCAGCTACGGCAAGGATACGCGCGGCCTGATCCGCCAGCACCAGTTCACCAAGGTGGAAATGGTGCGCTTCGCCCATCCGGATCGTTCGTTCGACGAACTGGAAAAGATGCGCGGCCACGCCGAGGTGCTGTTGCAACGCCTGGGCCTGCCCTACCGGGTGATCACCCTGTGCACGGGCGACATGGGTTTCTCGTCGGCCAAGACCTACGACATCGAGGTCTGGCTGCCCGGCCAGAACACCTACCGCGAGATTTCGTCGTGCTCCAACTGCGGCGACTTCCAGGCGCGCCGCGCGGGCATCCGCTTCCGCCCGGCAGGCGGCGGCAAGCCCGAATTCGCGCACACCCTGAACGGCTCCGGCCTGGCCGTTGGCCGCGCCCTGGTGGCGGTCATCGAAAACTACCAGCAGGAAGATGGATCGGTGGTCATACCCGAAGTGCTGCGCCCCTACATGGGCGGCATGGAACGGGTGGCGGCGGAATAG
- a CDS encoding PilZ domain-containing protein, whose protein sequence is MTDSTTDRRKHFRLPKPFPVEASEIRFPPSSQGRFETQCCDISAGGLSVHSPRTFEPGTKLQVRVHIPTLNKYSPGFFKVYENDADQYLQAIAEVTRAEYSAGGYLLGLKYVDVDEDAARAVANMVNKAVQS, encoded by the coding sequence ATGACAGACTCCACCACCGATCGGCGCAAGCATTTCCGCCTTCCCAAGCCCTTTCCCGTCGAGGCCAGCGAGATCAGGTTTCCCCCGTCCAGCCAGGGCCGGTTCGAAACCCAGTGCTGCGACATCAGCGCCGGCGGGCTCAGCGTGCACAGCCCCCGCACCTTCGAGCCGGGCACCAAGCTGCAGGTGCGCGTGCACATCCCCACGCTGAACAAGTATTCGCCGGGGTTCTTCAAGGTGTACGAGAACGACGCCGACCAGTACCTGCAAGCCATAGCCGAGGTGACCCGCGCGGAATACTCCGCCGGGGGCTACCTGCTGGGGCTGAAGTATGTGGATGTGGACGAGGATGCCGCCCGCGCCGTGGCCAACATGGTCAACAAGGCCGTGCAAAGCTGA
- a CDS encoding NifB/NifX family molybdenum-iron cluster-binding protein, with protein sequence MLKIALPSKDGIIDEHFGHCEYYTLLTVDETRNIVKEERLTPPPGCGCKSNIVPVLVDLGVSVLVGGNMGEGAVMTLRRHGIEVVRGASGPVHDAARSWLDGHLTDRQELCTSHGHHGCGNH encoded by the coding sequence ATGCTCAAAATCGCCCTGCCTTCGAAAGACGGCATCATTGACGAACATTTCGGCCACTGCGAGTATTATACCCTGCTGACGGTGGACGAGACCCGCAACATTGTGAAAGAAGAGCGCCTGACGCCGCCCCCCGGCTGCGGGTGCAAGTCGAACATCGTGCCCGTGCTGGTGGACCTTGGCGTCAGCGTTCTGGTGGGCGGCAACATGGGCGAAGGCGCCGTGATGACGCTGCGCCGCCACGGCATAGAGGTGGTGCGCGGCGCGTCCGGCCCGGTGCATGACGCCGCCCGAAGCTGGCTGGACGGCCATCTGACCGACCGGCAGGAACTGTGTACATCCCACGGCCATCACGGCTGCGGTAACCATTAG
- a CDS encoding YchJ family protein translates to MSETTLCPCGSGLALDACCGPYVRGEKPAPTAEALMRSRYSAHCLHAFDYLDTSTHPAMREEVSVDEMRAWSEAVDWKGLEVLSVKGGQPGDETGEVSFVAHYVLGGVPQELREDSFFRCEDGVWYYADGLVHGQEPFRREAPKVGRNEPCTCGSGKKFKKCCGK, encoded by the coding sequence ATGTCCGAGACCACGCTTTGCCCCTGCGGCTCCGGCCTTGCGCTGGATGCCTGCTGCGGCCCCTACGTGCGCGGCGAAAAGCCCGCCCCCACGGCGGAAGCGCTGATGCGCTCGCGCTATTCCGCCCACTGCCTGCACGCCTTCGACTACCTGGATACTTCCACCCACCCGGCCATGCGCGAGGAAGTCAGCGTTGACGAGATGCGCGCCTGGTCCGAGGCCGTGGACTGGAAGGGTCTGGAAGTGCTTTCCGTGAAGGGCGGGCAGCCCGGCGACGAAACCGGCGAGGTTTCGTTCGTGGCCCACTATGTGCTGGGCGGCGTGCCGCAGGAACTGCGCGAGGACAGCTTTTTCCGGTGCGAGGACGGCGTGTGGTACTACGCCGACGGCCTGGTGCACGGGCAGGAGCCGTTCCGCCGCGAGGCCCCCAAGGTGGGCCGCAACGAGCCCTGCACCTGTGGCAGCGGCAAGAAGTTCAAGAAGTGCTGCGGCAAGTAG